The Lentisphaera araneosa HTCC2155 region ATATGACTACGTCTTAAAAGTAGGGGAGAAAGATTTCAAGTGTAAGCTTGTGGGGTCGAATACTGAAGCTTTTAATGAGATTAATTGGGAGTTTCACGTTCCCAGTAAATTAGCTCTACGCTGGAAGTCTGAGCCCAAGCCCGCTTTGTCAGGTTCACGTACAGTGAAAGAAGGGGCTGGAGTTCGCTTGTTGTTTGAACTGAATAAGAACGTAAAAAAAGCCCAATTAGTGTATGCAATAGCACCTGTTGGGCTCAAAGCAGATGAAGTATCTGCTAGTTCTGAAATAGAATTTTAATCTTCAGAAGATTTATAAAGTAGTAGGGCGCTGCCCAAATGCTGTACAATTGTGGCTTCAAATTGAGTCGCAATGTTTTGGACTTCGTCTTTAGGATTTTCGAAAGCTTTCTTACGGACAGTTACTTTGATTAAATCTTGTTTGAGAAAAGCTTCGTTAATGATTTTTATGTTTTCGTCTGTAAGTCCACGCTTGCCGATGACTGCACTAGCTTCGAGCTGCGCTCCTTTAGCACGTAATGCGCGAGCTTCGCTACCGCTTATTTTTTTC contains the following coding sequences:
- a CDS encoding YhbY family RNA-binding protein gives rise to the protein MKKISGSEARALRAKGAQLEASAVIGKRGLTDENIKIINEAFLKQDLIKVTVRKKAFENPKDEVQNIATQFEATIVQHLGSALLLYKSSED